TGACCGTGGCGATCCTTTCGACAACGCAATAAAGATTGTCGGCTACGACCGCGAGTTTCATCTTTCAGAGGCCGAAACGATAAAAGGCTGGGAAATTATCACGGCGAAAAGGTCAGACGCCCCGCCAACTCGCGCGAAAAGGATATCTGTCGGGGAGGTTGTGGACCTGGACGGATGCAATCGAAATGAACTGGCGGAGAGGGTGTCCGCCAACATGGGGTTTTTGGCCGTCCGATACGATCCGAAACGCCGCTGTATATCAGTGATTTATTGTCCTTGACTGTCCGCGCGCGTCCGCTGTAATCTATGCACATTGTGGGACGCAATGTGGGACCGAAGATCATGGCCGTACACAAACTGACCGCGCGCAAGGCGGCCGCCGCGAAGCCGGGCATCTATCACGATGGCGGCGGGCTGCGCCTCGTCGTGGCGACGAGCGGGGCGCGCAAATGGGTATTCCGCTACACCATCAACGGACGGCGCCGCGACATGGGACTCGGCAGCTTTCCCGATGTCGAGCTCGCTGAGGCGCGCCAGCTCGCCACGCGGGCCCGTCGGCAGGTGAAGGCCGGAATCGACCCCATCGCCGCGCGCGACGCTGAAAAACGCGCTGTGCCGACCTTCACGTCACTCGCAGCGGAGTACATTCGCGCCCATCGGCGGAGCTGGCGCAACCCGAAGCACGCCCGCCAGTGGGTTGCGACCCTGAAAACCTACGCTCGCCACAAGATCGGGGCGCGCAGCGTCGACGCGCTCGGGACTGACGACATTCTGGGGGTCTTGCGCCCGATCTGGCTCTCCAAGACCGAAACCGCGAAGCGTCTGCAAGGGCGCATCGAGAACGTTCTCGACTATGGCGCGGCGCACGGCTACCGCGACGCCATGAACCCGGCGCGCTGGCGCGGCCATCTCGACAAGCTCTTGCCGAACCCGAGCCGCGTCAAGCAGACGTCGCATCACCCCGCGATGCCTTACAGCGACCTGCCCGCCTTCTATCGTGAGCTCGAAGCGACGCCCGGCCTCGCCTATGCCGCGCTGCGCTTCCTGATCCTGACGGCGTGCCGCACGAGCGAAGTGCTCGGCGCGCGTTGGGATGAGGTTGATTTCGAGGCGGGCGTGTGGACCGTGCCGGCCGAGCGCATGAAGGCCGTCGCCGGCGCGCGTCGTGAGCATCGCGTCCCGCTCAGCGCCCCGGCTCTGGCGCTGCTGGAAAGCCTGCCACGCGTGGGCAACAGCCCGTTCGTGTTCCCCGGCGCGCGCCCGGGCCGGCCGCTGTCCAACATGTCGCTTTTGCAGGCGATGCGCCGCATGGGCTACGGCAAGGACGGCCCCCGCGGCCACTATGTGCCGCACGGCTTCCGCTCGGCGTTCCGCGATTGGGCCGGCGAGGTGTCGAGCTTCCCTCGTGACGTATGCGAGATGGCGCTGGCGCACACCATCGACAACAAGGTTGAGGCGGCCTACCGGCGCGGCGATCTGTTCGAGAAGCGGCGCAAGCTGATGGAAGCCTGGGCGGCGCATTGCGCGGTCCCCGCCGGCGCGAACGTGACGCCCCTGGCGCGGGCAAGCGCCTGACTGTGGCCCGCAAGCATAACTTCACGCCTGAAACGCCGCCAGACGGTTGTTTTTCCGTTCAGGACTGACTATCATCCGAAGAAATCGAGCCGTGATGCGGGCTGATCTTGATTTGGCTCGCCATCACGAAGCACCAAGCCGGCTGGTTCTCGATCTGATGGCGTCGAAGAGTTGCACAATACTGGTCAAGCGTGGATTGAATCGGATTAAATCGGTTCCGATGATGTAAATCGCGCTGCGGATCGAGTGACGGCATCGGCGACGTGCAGAAAGGGCGCGCCGCATGGCCGATCTCGACGTCTCCGTTCTCGTTCGTCTGCGCGATCAGTTCACGCAAGCCGCGCGGCGGATTCGCTCACAGCTTGAGCGCATCAAGCGCGTCGGGCGCGACTTCAATCAGTCGTTTCGCGGCGGCTTTCGCAACATGCTCGGCTCAGTCGAGCAGGCCGGCCAGCAGATCCGCAAGCAGCAGCAGCAGCTCCAGCACTACCAGCAGTCCCTCACCAAGTGGGCGATCGGGGCCGGCGCGGCCATCGGCATTCCGACGAAGTTCGCCGTCGATTTCGAGGACCAGATGGCCCAAGTGCGCAAGGTGACCGACATGTCGGCCGCCGACACGCGCTCGTTTGGGCGCGAGCTGATGAAGATGACGCGCACCCTGGGCGTTTCCCACAAACAGGCCGCCGAAATGGCCTACGAGGCCGGGCGGCTGGGCGTGCGCGGGCGCGAGGATATCAAGGACGTCGTTCGCCTGATCTCGAAGATGGTGGTCGCGCTGGATCTGAACGCGGGCGAGTCCGCGAAGGCGATGATCCGCTTGAAAAGCATCTTCAAGCTCAGGGACTGGACCGAGGTGCGCACCGTCGCCGACTGGATCAACCACCTGGACAACACTACCATCGCGTCGGCGAAGGATATCCTGAAATTCTTCAACCGCGTCGGCGCTGACGCCAAAGAGCTCGGCTTCACCGCCCAGCAGACCGCCACCGTTGGGGCGGCGATGCTGACGATGGGCGAGCAGGCGCGCCGGGCTGGTCTGAGCCTGCGCATGATCCTGACCCGCCTGCAGACCGCGCACACCACGAAGAAGGGCGCGAACGCGATCACGTCGCTGGGCTATGATGCCCGCGAGCTGGCCGAAAGCCTTCACGAGAACAAGTTCCAGGGCTTCCTGAGCTTCATCAAACGCCTGCGCGGCGTGACCGATCCGATCGCCCGCAAGGAAATCCTCGTCGATATTCTCGGGCTATCGCAGACCAGCCGCATCAACAAGATCATCGGCGGTTTCGATGTGCTGCTCGAAAAGCACGACGAGCTTGAACGTGGCGTTCATCTTCGCGGCCCCGGCGCGCTGACCCGTGAATACCTGATCCAGCTCGACAAAACCTCCAGCGATCTCACCGGCGCCTGGAACGCGATCAAGGAAACCCTCGTCGTTCTCAATCAGAACCTTCTGTCACCCCTGCGCGCGATCGCCCGCGCGACGCGCGACGCCTTCGGCGCGATCACGGATTTCGCCAAGGCGCATCCCACGATTGCGGGGGGCCTCGTCAAGATCGGAACAGCTCTCACGGCGATGGCGGGCGTCGGGCTGGCCCTGGGCCTGGCGCGCGCCGCGGCCAAGCTGTTCATGCTGAAATCGGCCGCGCGCATCGTCGGCGGGGCGTTCGCGAAGCTGGCGGGGCCGGCCGGCGGGCTGAGCCTGTTCACGCGTGGACTGGGCAAGCTCGCCGGCCTCGCCTTGTCGCCTACAGCTTGGGCGATCACCGCCATCGCGGCGGCAATCGTCGTTCTGCGAAAGCCTCTCGCGGCGTTCGGCGGCGGGCTGTGGTCGGGGTTCGTCGAAGGCCTGCAGCCGGCCATCGACTCGCTCAAGGGCCTCGCGGATACGGGCGTCGGGCGGCTGGTCGGGCGGCTCGCTGACGGCCTTGGCGAGCTGCTGGGGATTGAATGGCCGGAAGGCTTTCTCGGCAACTTCAACAGCGTCGGCAAGGCGATCGGCAAATTTGTCGGATGGCTTGTCGGCACGCCGATCAAGACCGTCGCGGACGCGATCAGCGGCCTTGCGGATGCGCTGGGCTGGCTGCGCGAGAATATCGACGTGGTCGAGTCGCTGCGCGGCACCTGGATCGGGCGCAATATCTTCGGGCTTGAAAACCCCGCGAAAGCCTTGGGCGCGGTCGAAAAGCTGAAAGAGCAGGCGAAGAAGGCCGGGGATGCGCGCCAGCGCACCGGCCTGCCGAGCGGGGTCGTGCCTGGACGCGGCGCGAACACGGGCACGCGCGCTCCGCGCGGCCCCGCGGCCGATCTGCCGATCGTCAAGCCGGTGAAGGAAACGAACAACCACGTGACCAACGTGGGCGGCGTTTCCGTCAGCGTGAGCGTCAATCAGACGAACGCCTCACCGCAGGCCATCGGCAACGCCACGGCCAGTGCTGTGGCCTCTGAGATGAAGAAGAAGGGCAATAAGCAGTTGGCAGACGGCGTCAACTGAGCCCGTCCCGCGCTCCTTCCATACAGTCCAGACCTTCCCCCCGCCCGCCGCTCG
This portion of the Dichotomicrobium thermohalophilum genome encodes:
- a CDS encoding tyrosine-type recombinase/integrase; the encoded protein is MAVHKLTARKAAAAKPGIYHDGGGLRLVVATSGARKWVFRYTINGRRRDMGLGSFPDVELAEARQLATRARRQVKAGIDPIAARDAEKRAVPTFTSLAAEYIRAHRRSWRNPKHARQWVATLKTYARHKIGARSVDALGTDDILGVLRPIWLSKTETAKRLQGRIENVLDYGAAHGYRDAMNPARWRGHLDKLLPNPSRVKQTSHHPAMPYSDLPAFYRELEATPGLAYAALRFLILTACRTSEVLGARWDEVDFEAGVWTVPAERMKAVAGARREHRVPLSAPALALLESLPRVGNSPFVFPGARPGRPLSNMSLLQAMRRMGYGKDGPRGHYVPHGFRSAFRDWAGEVSSFPRDVCEMALAHTIDNKVEAAYRRGDLFEKRRKLMEAWAAHCAVPAGANVTPLARASA
- a CDS encoding phage tail tape measure protein, translated to MADLDVSVLVRLRDQFTQAARRIRSQLERIKRVGRDFNQSFRGGFRNMLGSVEQAGQQIRKQQQQLQHYQQSLTKWAIGAGAAIGIPTKFAVDFEDQMAQVRKVTDMSAADTRSFGRELMKMTRTLGVSHKQAAEMAYEAGRLGVRGREDIKDVVRLISKMVVALDLNAGESAKAMIRLKSIFKLRDWTEVRTVADWINHLDNTTIASAKDILKFFNRVGADAKELGFTAQQTATVGAAMLTMGEQARRAGLSLRMILTRLQTAHTTKKGANAITSLGYDARELAESLHENKFQGFLSFIKRLRGVTDPIARKEILVDILGLSQTSRINKIIGGFDVLLEKHDELERGVHLRGPGALTREYLIQLDKTSSDLTGAWNAIKETLVVLNQNLLSPLRAIARATRDAFGAITDFAKAHPTIAGGLVKIGTALTAMAGVGLALGLARAAAKLFMLKSAARIVGGAFAKLAGPAGGLSLFTRGLGKLAGLALSPTAWAITAIAAAIVVLRKPLAAFGGGLWSGFVEGLQPAIDSLKGLADTGVGRLVGRLADGLGELLGIEWPEGFLGNFNSVGKAIGKFVGWLVGTPIKTVADAISGLADALGWLRENIDVVESLRGTWIGRNIFGLENPAKALGAVEKLKEQAKKAGDARQRTGLPSGVVPGRGANTGTRAPRGPAADLPIVKPVKETNNHVTNVGGVSVSVSVNQTNASPQAIGNATASAVASEMKKKGNKQLADGVN